The genomic stretch tcctcctcctcctcccccccttcctgctcctcctcctagtgttccctctcctttggctgctcctcctgctgctcctcttcctcctcctcctcattccttcccaagacccactcctgtcccttccaccccaaaccccaatacccagggccagcactccactaggagtgtccctcccaccctaatagccatgtcatcggctcacctctcccagaatcccgctgtgctgcctgaggacacggccatggacaccactcccccttccatggcggtcattttgtcctctcctgcatccagtgacagcaatgtccatggccataggcagcccaggcagccagcaaagggaccagtcctccccagccctgctgctcctcttcctcctcctcctcattccttcccaagacccactcctgtcccttccaccccaaaccccaatacccagtgccagcactccactaggagtgtccctcccaccctaatagccatgtcatcggctcacctttcccagaatcccgctgtgcagcctgaggacatggccatggacactACTCCCCCTTCTACGGcagtcattttgtcctctcctgcatccaatgacagcaatgtccatggccataggcagcacaggcagccagcaaagggaccagtcctccccagccccccaacccttcagttctcccaacccaaccccaatctgtcccattccattgtcccaccacccacccctcagcctgcttctaggaaccctgctggacagcaaagagcctctcttcccaatgcccccacCGTTACCACGCTGCCAGTGCAGGACCACTCACCggcctccaccctggcacagagggcatcagcaccaccaacctcccaggctgccagtgaagagcccatggatacgacccctccttcgaaggctgtcaagttctagtcacctcctgcctgccaagtttTTAGActgactcaatttggtaagcagggcagacacgtcgacagctatttctatattgtaggcctggtgccacatatttgcgatctgttggcttttcacataatagctgaagacaatcaccaatgaagcagtgcatatgtgaacgtgcacacacacacacacatacacagaaatgccacagtcttcgtctctaagtttcagaagtaggcaaacttgaaaattttctgaaactataaaggtgactaaagagatgtgataagtgtatgaactgtgggagcctggacttaaatcaagcatggaggatgacaacaggacaactaaGAAATTGGGCTATATACTAGAGGAATGTATTGTGTtaatgttagtttcctgaatgtaggaattttccagggttatgggagagaatgtgctgtcctggacaaGTCACAGCAGAGTAAAGGCATTAAGTGCACAGGggtaggagacacaaatactcttctcaaactgttcagaaaggttgaattagggaaagaggcaagataaagtacatgtggcaaaatgtgaaaagtctgtgactcctcctagacattccaaagaactctcatggagagacaggaaacaaAGTTTGTCTaggcagtttcagtggtcttccctcccccactaggaagaaaagtttggcattcatttgcaaacacacttcaatatttcacatgtatagatgaatctttcaactattataatataaaCCTGTCTCCCTCaatgatgtgttaaaaatctgtaaaagctgTTTGCTCAACAAGATTAGTTCAACAAGATtgattagatcaattaggaaagaattcccatatggaattctcttaacagtatttctaaagtttgaaaatcctgcagagtagaaaatatctaaaattactataaagagtaaataacaatggattggaactgatgtaacaatgactgcagattgtgtttacatagaaaaacacaattgggctttacaggaggaaatgtgagcaggccagaaacagggcagcaatgaagttacgtaagttgtcaagagtttgatagcaccatgacgttgatcataaaactgttccatgatgtgtgtcctcatgagaaccctgaggtgcccgtttccatgactctgtacactatgctttgctttgcttcacattctctatattgaagaagctggagtagagcagctttctatttctcaaaaacattaaatttaatctcaatcagaggaagacctttctaacatgtgggGCATGAGAAGTCACACTTGgtctggccttgtgatcctcaggtggggtgtttgtcatcaaatatagcagttgTCCTTGGCAAGGATCAATACCAAGCAGCACAGAACTCAGCCCATCTCAGgttgaaagcagagcactgcagcaccaagggaataagGACATTGCTCTTTTACATCCACTCtccaacagttttcattttcaatcagAGTACTTAAGTAGGATTGATTATTCTTCTAATGGTAATGTCCAGTTCTTTGTTCTTGCAAGAGCAATATGTACATATTGTAGCATAAAAATAACTATGTTGCCAAGAGTTTTCTTATTACATTGAGCCTTTATAGTGTTATACACTCTGTGCAAAACATCACATCATGTTATGTAAGTTTCACAATTCTCCGAACTAGATATTAGgagtcccattttacaggttCATAAACTGAGCTTTATGGAGGGAAgcttctttacttttcttccaaAGACACTCAGTggtaagaaagagcagaggtgatTTCAAATCTGATTCCAAGTCCATAATGATTAACGTGTATACTCAACAAACTTTACAACATGGACTTGCTGAAAAGAGGCTTATAAACTGCTTTATGCAGAGTTTGTAATTAGGCATTCAAAATATGCTACCATCCATTTGGTAACCATGTGTGCCAACTGTCTTGTAGGACCCTGACAATGAAATAACTAGTTGAAATTAATCATGGCATAAACATAGagcaaaaaatgcaaagaagagatattttcaccgattatttaaaattagtatgaaaagtacattttaaaaggaactaaCAAATTGTAATACAATTCAAAATGCAAGATTTGAGTCCTGTTTGTGCTTAGCAATGACGAAAAAACTATATGAATACCTTCTTTCCAAGTTCTATGACTTTTCTgaggataaatttaaatttattattgtgaatgttATTCAAACTATAGCTCCATTAGGcatcagatatttcaaaatatctgatttcctcttaaacactaaccctgtgcctttcatttctgatttcatcttcagcACTAACCCTGTCCCTTCATTTAAAGGAAGTTCAGTGAAGTTCAATTCCCcctaaattactgaaaaatatcaaattcaatttttgaaaagGTCTGAAAGAAACAAGGGTTTAATAAGATGCTGACTTTGGTTTCTGTTCCTCTCATCATCTCCTTGAAGGATcttgactcagctaaccatttttaatttGGCTAAGGCTTGTGagtatttgttgatacttgccgtcaactagctttgaactatgaataaatacCTGAGCAGCTAGCTCTGACAGAGGACAAGATGGAATCACTAAATAGGAAATATTaggaacaaaatgtttttttccctggaagtgtctttcttactctgatttttctactccttcccatttgcaggcCCCACATCCTTTGCCAAAGGAATGAACTCACCACCTAGACTGGCCCATCAGGGAACTCCAACTTCCCCAAAGTACCAAAGGATTCAAGGTGGAAATGTGTTCCACATGGAGACCACCCAAGTCCTGCAGTGGATGACTGCTGTGAAAAAGAAATGTCTCTCCATCTGACATCAAGAACTAAACAAGCCAGATATATGTGCCACCCTGTGTGGCTTCTGTGAATGGGAACACGAGGATGCAACATGGCTGCATTTTCCTCTCATGGTGGTGCTAGTCACCTTCTAGACTGCTCTTAGTAAGACCAGACAATCTCTCCACCTCAGCTGCTTCCTTCTTGTTCAGTAAACAAAGACCATGCCTGCTCAGGGAAAGGAGGGTGGGTATGGAGTTTTCACTCTGATCCAACCCTTGTTACAGCCTCCATTACCATGGCCAAGAAGGTGACTGAACATTCAAGAGCCAGACTGGATTTCCACACAACCTTGTTCTGACTTTTGTTCTATCAAGCACTGATGCACGAGTTAGTTCCATGTCACAAAGTTGGATGACATCTACCATTAAGCATTAATTTTGACAGACAAAATGTGTCAGTTGGGCAAAGGCTTTCCTACAATGCCATTGGCAGGCCAGATCTTTTCTTACTTGATGGAATACACCGCTTAGAATCTCTATCCCAATTCCTGAAATTTAGTACTCATAggaaaatatttctcctttacttaattttttaagcatacaaaatatttcaattgtTAACTAGTTATAGGAATTCTTCTGGTTTCTCCctgtaattaatttaaatttctacaATAGGTGCTTCGGTCAACTCAGTGACAGTGCCATCATAGCTTTTAAACCAGATCACCCTGTAGGTGAGTGGGCTATGCCTTCAAGTTGCAGATGCACGAAGTAGACTGAGGACAATGATGAAAACTGCAGGTACTGAACCCAAATGTCCTCTGAGTAATCGACTGACTAAGAGCTTTTAATGCACTGCAGATCCATGCTATGCATCCTGCCAACTCTGGAATGGAGGAGTCAAGGTTTCTAGTGCCTACAGTGCTGGGCAACCTCTGTACAAGACAGACAAGAGTTGGGTGATATTTTATGATACAGGAAGAACAGCACAGATCATCAGGatgagcagcacaattcatgtgCTTCAGTATTTATGCACAGAGTTGGTCCATCAtcgttttactatttttttaaatgtgtgtgtcaTATGTGAAGAAATGACAGATGCGACAATCACAGGGATCTTTGGACAATGACAAGGAGTTGAAGGTGCTCATGGAATGGTTTCATTTTGCATTACTACTAGTCCACATCTGAACCACTCCCAATTCATCTACAATTACATTTTTCACTTTGGGACAGCTTCTCAATGTGTTAGGGATGATGTTCAGATAAAGTTGTACCCTACCTCTTTTTATTGGCATGAACCTTGGTTATAGGTTTATGACTCTATTTATCTCAACTGTCTTGTATCAAAGTTCCTCAGGCACATTCCCACTGTGCAAACATCACCACCACCTACCACGCACTACTTTTTATTGCTACTCTATTTCCTTCCTGTGACATGATGCTTCTCCCAGGAGGTGGTGTTCAACTGTACTTCGAGTTCTGGGGACTTGCACACAGGTCAAGCCTTCATTATCCactaaagaaataattgaataatTCACATGGACTTTCTTCAGTGAATTTAACTGACCTCATCATGTTCTACTCAGGAGTAGGGACAATTACTATGAATTTACATACTGAGCCTAGACCTCGTATgagtcttaaaaagaaatatccacacacaaattggaaaatttaaattaaaataatttctctacaagaaaaaaatgactggtTATCAATGAAGCCTCTGAAACCGAGAGACATGAATTATTTTTGCCAGGCACTAAACCAGGTAGAAAGGTCAGAATGCTAGACTGTTTTATGCACTGTAGAGACTGTACATTTGgaagtcccatcagcagtgtatgagtgtgcctttcctccccacatccttgcaaaTAGTTATTGATTTTGTTCTTAAtagttgtcattctgactggagtcagatgaaatcatagagtagttttgatttgcatttttctaattggtagagatgttgaacatttttccatatatttgttgattgtgtatAATTTTCTGAGAGGTGTCTTGGTTCATagcaaccttttctttctgtatgtctATTTCTCCCTTTGGAATGGAAATACTTACTCTCTGCCACTGAATATTGGATATACTGCAGTTGATTTTGATTTCCACAAAGGCTGACAATAAAGAGTTTAATTTGAGTCCcagaagagactttggacttgaagtTTGGGGAAATGCTGGAACTGTTCAGATTTGTATCTCCAGTGTGTTCTGGAGATACACTGAATGTATTTTCCATGGTGAGATGTTCATAGCATTTTGGGGATCCTGCTCGGCATGTGAAATTTTAGAATTAGGAGTAATCTCAAAAGCTGAAGTGAggtaatgcaggaatgttcagaggtgaaattattacaTTATGAGACTGGTAACTTAATCTATGAACAAATCCATTGGGTGGATGAATAATTTGAAAGTACTGGGTAGTAAATGGAGAAGTTTGGGCATgtctggaagaagtaggtcactgggggcatgtccatagagattatattttgtcacatggtcctcttttttttctgcttcatagCAGCCATGGGTTTAGAGTCTTCCTAAAAaatgcccttcttttttttttttccttaagaacaGGGAAGTAAGCACATCcccaattttattccttttgtgcCACAGTCCTGAGAGAGAAGGGGCACAAGAGTTAGAGTTGCCCCTTTAACAATCAAATACGGATTCTTAAGCTGATCAGCTGGGGCTGAGACCCCACCCCTTCTTTGTGGTTCCAGTTTGACACAGTGTATGGGGATGGGGTCAGTAAGCTTTTCAAAGGGAACTCTAGTCTTCTCATGGTTCATCAGGGTATCTTTCCAAAGTGCTTCTCAGCAAAAAGTCTGCTTTTCTCAGAGTTAAATACAGGAAAGGGCAGTCCCGTTGAGAGCCAGGGGTAGATGTGTTCTCAGAGGTGAAGGAGGAGAAGGGTCTCAGGCTCTTTGTCCATGACAGAGGGAAGGGGGCGTCTGGGCTCCCCATGACTCTGGGTAAGTAGATCTCCGAACAACACTgttcagcctcccaggccaccccAAGGGGATGAGGGGACTGACCTGTCACCATGTTTTGGGCAAGGTTGGACATCTCTCACCGTCCATCACAGGGCTCTCTACGCCCACGTCGCCAGGAGAGCTGTTACCAAATCTGGAGCTAGTTTCTCAAGACCTCTCATCTTCCGTCAGATGGGTTCTCGAGCCCCTTCAAGGAGCCTGGCGGGCCCCTCTGCAGCACTGAGAGAGCTCTTCTGCCTGTCATCGTCCGTTGGGTGGGATCTCCGGTGCCCAGGTGTCGTTGAGAGGGCTCTTTGGACCATCATCATCTTCAGGCGGGGTTCCCAGGGCCGCCGCGCCACCAGGCTCCTCCTTTGGGCCCTGCGGGCGCACAAAAGCACCCAAGGCCTTGGCGTGGTCTGAGCAGAGCAGCTGCAGTTGGCGCTGTCCGCGGCGGTACTGGTACTGGTACTGGATGCGCAGCACATCAGCGCGCGGTAGGCTGGCGTTCTGCGGGAACTGGGCCCGCACCGGCGCATTGGCACCCGGCTTCCCGCGCTCAGCGCGCAGAAGCTCGTGGTAAAGACTGAGAACTTGCCTCTGCAGCTGGCTGGGCCGGCTCATgagagaggcagggaggcagCAGCAGCAAAGGCCGGGTGGACAGCAGCCAAACAGCTGCCCAAGCCAAAGGCAAAAatgcccttcttccatgatgttcagaCTCACCTCAtgaccagagcaatggagctggcttccCATAGTTGAGACCTTTGAAACATGAGGTGTTCTGCATCACCTTGGGCCACAGCACAGCAGCCAGCCCAACACAGACTGAGATCTCTGAGAAATGTGGTCCTAGGCAACAGCAAGAATATTGGGTCCCCTAAAGATGattcagaaataaagacataTGTATTAAGTTTTAGAATAAAAGGGACTTCATCCCAATCAAAATGTCCTTATTTTGCCTGAAGCTAATATCAAAAAGTTAGGCACCATGACTGGTCCTGATTTCTGTTGGACTGTTCCTTCCACACACCATTCTAttggttttctaaaattataatatgCTGCAAATTATTGAGAAAACCTGAGTTGAGCAGTTCAGGAGTAATCGGTGTCAGTTTTGATTGGGTAATTGATAAATCCAGATGACTACCTCATGTCAAACAGAAGCCATACAGATATTATTAGGAGTCATGTGGTATAAACATCTAAATAACCAATAAGAAAGCAGCCCCAGAATAACACTCTGAAGAGATGAGAATCATTTGGTGGAAAAAGAAGCAATGCAGAGTCCTAAGGAGCTCTATACTCAGACTAGCAGTGGACATTGGGCCTTGCTCCCTTTCCTGGGGGCTTTCCTCTGACCAACCAGGCTTGTCCCCAAGCCCTTTCTCCATCATACTTTCCAGCCAGAATTCACAATAGGTGAACTCAATAGTGCGCCTTTGGTCTCCAGAGGAGTAATTGTCCCAGCCGAGCTCCTTTGGTCTTGTCACTAGTGTCCAGTCAGATCTCACCAGCTGACCTGAATGGTCAGTCTTCTTAGGAAGCATGGTTAGGGCCATGCCACCTGGCCCTTTTGGACCATCAAGCATGCCTGACCCACAATGCTTTGGCTCCATGGCAGGATCACCAAGCTGCTCCAGGAGCTGCCATCATATCTGTCCCCAGGTTGTTCCACCAGGATCACCATCCTCCCAGGCCTGGTTCAGCTGCCTCACAGGCCTTCTCCTGCAGGTGCTGCCCTCCTTTTGGGATCCTGCCGCTGGTGTCCTGGGGTACCTCCCTCATAAAGCCAGTGCTGTCCTACACCAACTCGCAGATGTTTGGACCACCCAGAACAGTAAGGGTCCCTTCCTGCTTGCTGCAGACCAGTACTCCCACCTTTACCAGTTGAGCAAGTCCATCAGGCTGTGCAGACCATTATATCCACCCAACCCCCTATCCTTCATTCAGAGGAAACAGAGCTGACAATCAAAGAGCAGCCTGAAGAATTAGTGGtccaccaggaggaggaggagatttcCCGAAGGAAGagacaggcaggaggatctggaacTGGGTGCCCTGAGAATAGAAGAAGAAACATTAGTAAGGCCTCAGGAGACCCAGGGAGAACTCAGTTCTCTGGAACCCAATCCTGTGCCTGGGGAAGGAAACACTTTTCAAGAGAAGGCCCAGGACATTTCCAAGATCTTCCGTGTGGGGGACATGTCATCTGCATCTCCCACAGACCAGTTGCAGGAGGGCTGACCATGGCTCAGGCTGATGCAGAGGCAGCAGTGCTGCCAGAGCCAGACCCCAGCTGCTCCTCACTTTCAGACAAGGGGGCCAAAGAAAGGCTGGAGAAACACCATCTGCCCAGTTCTCCCAGCTCCCAGGGCTCAAGCAAGGTAATGCATGGACAGAAGCATTTCTGTGGTCCATCAGAGAGCTGTCCTCCAGCCAGAGCTTCTTCTTGGAGGTCCAAGAAGAAGAAGCCAATGTCTATGGCCCTGCCAATGTGGCTGCCCTGCTATCAAGATGGTCTGCCGCCACCTGCTAAGAGGCCTCTCCAGTGCCTAGAGAAAGACACAGGCACCCTGCTGACAGAGGTTCCAGGTGCAAAGAAGAAGAAGTTGTAGGTAAAATGAAGAACTTGGAGGGTAGAAAAGAAGCTATGGAGGACTCTACCACCAGACTGCCTGTTTATTCTTGTGCCCTACCTGCGGCCCATAGTGAGACTACTAACACAATGACACCACACACAGAACCCTCCCACACCCCAAATATCCAGCCAGCAATCACTGGCAATTGCAGCCTGGTGGATACCTAAACCTCTCTGTGCATCCTCGTTTCCCCCTCACTAAGTAATGATCAGTGGGGAATCCCTTGTTCTATTCCCCTGCTTCATCCCACTAACCCTGATCTCCCATGAGGCCCAGTCCCAATGAGGGAGTTACCCTACATTGTTTCATGTCCCTCCTCACCTGAGATGGGGTCTGGCACCTTCTATTTTCCACCTTCCCACACCTCATATCTTGTTCCCTTTCAACTCCAAGCCTACACACTGCAGAATGGAATCCCCATCACTCATGGGCCTTGatcctcctcctctgcttcctcctcaTCCATCTGTTCCATCTCCCATTGGTCCTCTTCTTGCCCCTCCTCCTGAtccttctccatttcctcttcctcttcctcctcctccttttactCCTCTGTTGcttctcatcttcctcctcctcctgctcctcctccccttcaTTCCTTTCCAAGGCCCACACTAGTCCTTTCCAACTGCACCCCAATAGCCTTGGCCAGAACTTAACTGCTACAAGAGTCTCCCCCACCCACACAGCCAAGTCCTCTGCTCACCTGACTCACCATCCACTGTGCTGAGGCCATGGCCATGGACACTACTCCCTCTTCTCTGGCAGTAATATTTCCAGCTGCACCTGCCTCCAATGACAGCTCCTGCCCATGCCCCAGGTCCATGGCcctaggcagcacaggcagcccaCTGGCTCCCCAACATCTCAGGTCTCCCTCCTCAATCCCCATTTGAACCAGTCCTTTGTCCCACTAACCACACCTCAGCCCTCATCTGGGAGCCCCCCTGGGTTCCATGGAGAACCTGCCTTCGAAATGCTGCCCTGCTTATAGCAATCCCAGTTAGGGTCCATGCACTGCCTCCCACGTAGTACACAGTGTTTCTGCCACCATCCTCCTAGCCTGCAGCACCAGAGGAACCTTTGGATACTACCCCGCCTCCCTAGGCTGTCTTAGCACAATCCCTCCTGCCTCCTACTAAAATTTTGGAACATAATATGGGCTGCTTCCTGGTTCTGGGAACATCCTCATAATGGCAGATGATTCCAGATCCCCAGCAGTTCTAGAGCCACCTCTCAGTCATGTAGGAGCCCTGGTGGGCAGTGGTAGCATAACACATTCATTTAAGGTAACCCacccaggaagctcagcccaggcTATTAGCTTAAACTCATACCCTTCAACCCTGAATAGCAGCAATGGGCTGCTTGGTTCTTGTGGATACGatgtcaacccagatgcccttgtgCACATCACTCAACAGCTGGCCAGGCTTTCCTATAGTGCAGTGTAAGGGTTTAGAGTCTCCATGATAGGCTTGGAGTTTGTCACAGGTGGGCTAGATATGGGACATCATATCCAGACTTCCCATTTGCCACTCCCCTCTCAGGCCTGCAGTGGTCTTGAAACCTGCACTGCTGGGACTGGAGGGAAAGCTGGTTTTGAAGTGCCCATTCCAGACCTGGGGTCCAAGCTGCAGCCCAGTGTTAAACACTGTGGATCTAAAACACTCACTGTGGAGCATAGAGATCTGCATGTATGCCTGACCTGACACCATCACAAAACCCACACTCTGGTTTGATGTTATCCTGTTTGATCTGAGCTGGGCAATTTTCCTGGCCATCAACCTGGCTAAGAAGTTTATTGCTAGCTGAAGGGGCTTCCTATTCCCTCATGTATTTGCCTCCAAGGCCTTCCTTTTGCCCCCAAATGTGCTtaaattcttattgtttttttctcactCTGTTTATGCGTCTCCATTGCTTTCTGATTAGATCATGGTAATGTGTGGAGCCTGACATTATGCAAATTTGAGGTAACATATTTTGTGTGTCCAGTACATAGATCCAAAGGTGATCTTCCATTGAGGTTTAcagaatgctttttatttttcattttgagatggggaCTCACTCTTTGAgattctgcctcagcccctgaatgactgggattacaggaatgcaccaccacactggattgcctaataatttttaagtccctttcccttatttcttaaatttgaaccacATTTTTTAGAGGAAAGCCTCATCTTCACCATGGTATGGAATGTATTCTCCCATCAAACAGCATGAGCCTGTGCTGTCTGAGAAACTGGGCTATAcactgtgtgtcctgggctcacTAGGTCACTTCTGGTCATCATTACTGGGGGGTGAATATGGGAACATGTATAGATTTGGACTGGAAAATAACATAACTTTCCATCTCTGTTTAAGACAAGTGAGTGGCCAATGAGCCAGGAGGCCCTTGTGACCCTCAAGATCCTACCTCTGTGGTTAGGGCATTTATCATCCTTTGTGCTCTGTCTATCCCATCAGCAGCCAGCATAGCATCAGCATGTGGAAGAGAACCTGTTGCTACCCAGGAGCCCTTGCCTCT from Ictidomys tridecemlineatus isolate mIctTri1 chromosome 14, mIctTri1.hap1, whole genome shotgun sequence encodes the following:
- the LOC101962651 gene encoding succinate dehydrogenase assembly factor 1, mitochondrial; translated protein: MGSQLHCSGHEVSLNIMEEGHFCLWLGQLFGCCPPGLCCCCLPASLMSRPSQLQRQVLSLYHELLRAERGKPGANAPVRAQFPQNASLPRADVLRIQYQYQYRRGQRQLQLLCSDHAKALGAFVRPQGPKEEPGGAAALGTPPEDDDGPKSPLNDTWAPEIPPNGR